A window of Dehalogenimonas sp. WBC-2 genomic DNA:
TCTATGGCGCCGGACAAGTAGGCTTTGCTAAATTGGATCAGAAGTTGGTCTTCACATATAGTAAAGGCGAAGCAAACTCAACTAAATACATCGGTTCTTGGCCCCCACCGCTAAGTGCGGCACGCAGGATTGACATTGAAGATGTGGATCAGGGCTGGGACGACGGTGAAGTGGTTCACCTGCCAAATAAGCCCCTGTGGGAAATCAGTGTTATGATCCCTATGGCTAGAGATGCCTGGAGAACCGCTCAATCAGATCGTTCTTCCGGACCTGCCGCTGCGGCTAACTCAAGCCGCTATCGCATCATGGAAATCGTCCAGCCTTGTATTCAGGGCTTTATTAAGAGCCTCGGGTATACTTGCTACGGGTACTTTGAGGGTTCCGGTGGTATCGTTCCCGCTCAGGCCAGTGCAGTACTGACCGGTATTGCAGAAATGGGCCGCCACAGTGAAGCGGTGATTGACCCGGAATATGGGGCTAATATGGGTTATTACAGCCTCTTAACAGATCTTCCCTTAGCTGAGGAGAATCCGATTGATGCCGGTATCTTCCGTTTCTGCCATTCCTGCCATAAGTGTGCCAATCAATGTCCTTCGGAATCTATCTCTCATGACTCTGAACCATCTTGGGAAGTTACTCAAGGAATTGGGACACCTTACAAGATCCCAAATATAAATCAGGTGCCTGGGAAAAAGCTGTTCTGGACAGATATGCACTCTTGCATGAAATATCGAACAATCCACGGATGCAATGTCTGCCGTCCAAACTGTACTTTTAATGTTAACTCAGGAGCTATGGCCCACCAGGTGATCAAATCAACGATTTCCACTACTCCGTTGCTCAATGATTTCTTCTACAAAATGGGTGAGGTGTTTAAGTACGGTGCCGATAAAGATCCCGAACTTTGGTGGGATCATCAATTACCAACATTTGGCTTTGAAACAACATCTACCACTTATGATGGTGGGTACAAAAGGTAGACTATAAACCCTTAGAAAGCATGGTCTAAAAAGTCGGGGAGTGAAACTCCCCGACTTTCTTTTATTGCGCTCTTTCAATCCGGGGCAAACCAACAAGCAGAAATGACGCGTGAAATCTGAATAAATTACTAGACAGACTTTTCCCTTCATATAAGACCGACATCGCTACCCCAAAAAAGGCCCCCGTTGATTGCACCTGGACTTCTTCTTTCTAAAATTAGGTGCTTTCCCTGTGAAAATTAGGTGTTTTCCACAATTACATGAACAGAATAAAACCAGCTATCATCACCTCAGATATATCTGGTTTTATTATTCCTACGGCAAAAAGGAGAAGGATTATGGGCAATAAACCAATCTCAGTCATGCTATCAACCATTCTGCTGCTGACAATTATGGGGATAATAGGTCTTACAGGCTGTACGACAGACCCAACACCCACTACAACGGCAACAGTTACGACCACCACTCCCCCTGTACTTACCACCACTCCAATGACAGCACAGTTATACGCTGATAACTGCGCTGGGTGTCACGGTATAAACCGCGAAGGAGGATTAGGGCCCCCACTGACACCAACTTCACCAGCTATCGCCAGATTCGCCACCGCAGGTGCACTGTATGATAATATCGTAAATCACTACCCCGCAAGGATTCTGGGCGTGAGTGTACAGAGAGAACTGGCAGCCTACCTCTGGCAAGAAACTCATTAAATAATCTGATGCTTCACCAAGCAGCACAAAAAAATAGCCCCTTCTCTAGAGAAAGGGGCTATTTAGCTACTCTATTACAGCATGCCTAGCTTTCCGGCGCTTTGATCGTTAGCTGACTGTTTATGCCCGGATTCTTATAGAAATTGAAGCGATTCCGATCAATTACATGAACCGTAAATCTGAAACGAGGAAGGGCTACCTATTCAGCCAGCGGTTAAGAGAGGCTTGAAATCGCGGTCGGGATGATGTCGGGATCTTTCTCACCGACCTGGATCTGGACCCCGAGTCCTCCCCCGCTAGCGGTGATAACATTCAGACATAACTGTCCTTCGACTCCTTGCGGGAACTGTACCGTAACCGGGAATTGGGTCATCGAACTTGTCTGGACGTTGAACTCACCATGGGCTATCTCCCATTCGTTGCCGCTGGCCTGATCAAACAGGACAACCCGATAGCCATCTGACCAGGTTGGGACATTCTGGAGAGGGTTATCGAACTGGACTTGGAATACCGCATGACTGCCGACTTGGTGCCCATCGGCGTATCCCATGACTCTGACTATCTGCCCATCGTCCGATGTCCAAAAGTTATTGAAAGGGCTTCCCAAGACTGGAAGTTCCGGGACTTTGTCGCAACCGGTAAATATAAACGCCGACAGGGTCAGGAGTGCAACAATGATCGAAGGAAATGCCTTTTGTCGCATTACGTTCTCCATGTTTTCTCAGCCTAATTATAACACCGCAGTCAACAAGTCATATCGGCATTATTCTTTTCGACGATCGGAGGAAAAAACAAAAAGCCCTGTCTTTCAACAGAGCTTAGAGTTAAATATAAAAAGTCTCCTGGCAATGGCATATTTTCCACAAGGGGTCGCCCCCTCAGTATCGTCTGCGCTGATGCGTTTCACGGCCGTGTTCGGGATGGGAACGGGTGGTACCACATCGCTCTAATCACCAGAAGACTCTCTAACAAAGTAATTAAGTTTTTAATCTGAACCTTGGAATACTGCCACATTTCTTCAGTTATCTCAACTCTGAAGCAAGTCAAGCCCTTGACCATTAGTACCACTTAGCTGAACACATTACTGTGCGTACACACGTGGCCTATCAAGCAGATAGTCTATCTGCGGTCTTATCCTTCTCGCGAAGGAAGGGAGATCTAATCTTGGAGCCAGCTTCGCGCTTAGATGCTTTCAGCGCTTATCAATACCGAACTTGGCTACTCAGCAATGCCCCTGGCGGAACAACTGATACACCATTGGTCCGTCCTTCCGGGTCCTCTCGTACTACGGAAAGCCCTCCTCAAATCTCCGAACGCCCACCACGGATAGAGACCGACCTGTCTCACGACGGTCTGAACCCAGCTCGCGTGCCGCTTTAACCGGCGAACAGCCGGACCCTTGGGACCGATTCCAGCCCCAGGATGCGACGAGCCGACATCGAGGTGCCAAACCTTGCCGTCGATGTGAACTCTTGGGCAAGATAAGCCTGTTATCCCCGGGGTAGCTTTTATCCGTTAAGCCACGGCCCTTCCACAAGGAGCCGTAGGATCACTTTGCCCGACTTTCGTCTCTGCTCGACTTGTTGGTCTTACAGTCAAGCCTCCTTATGCCAATGCACTCTACGGGTGATTTCCATCCACCCTGAGGAGACCTTTGGGCGCCTCCGTTACTGTTTGGGAGGCGACCGCCCCAGTCAAACTACCCACCAGACACTGTCCCCTGGCTTGCTCCAGGGTTAGAAACTAAATACATCAAGAGTGGTATTTCAACGTTGGCTCCACCAAAGCTAGCGCTCCGGCTTCACAGCCTCCCACCTATCCTACACATGATAAACCCAGTTTCAGTGCCAAGTTGTAGTAAAGCTCCACGGGGTCTTTTTGTCCAGTGGCGGGAAACCCGCATCTTCACGGGTATTTCAATTTCGCCGAGTCCCTCGTTAAGACAGCGTCCAAGTTGTTACACCATTCGTGCGGGTCGGAACTTACCCGACAAGGGATTTCGCTACCTTAGGACCGTTATAGTTACGGCCGCCGTTCACTGGGGCTTCGGTTCAAAGCTTTGCTTGCGCTAACCTCTCTCCTTAACCTTCCAGCACTGGGCAGGTATCAGCCCCTATACATCAGCTTACGCTTTAGCAGAGACCTATGTTTTTGTTAAACAGTCACTCGGACCCCTTTAGTGTCACCGTTCATAGAACGGCACCCCTTATCCCGAAGTTACGGGGCTAGATTGCAGAGTTCCTTAACGAGGGTTATCTCGATCACCTTGGGACACTTACCCCCACCTACCAGAGTCGGTTTGCGGTACGGGCGCCACTGCTTCATTGGCAACGAGGGTTTTCTGGACGGTATGGACTCAGTTAAATCGTCTTGGATCTCTCCGCAACTTCCCCCGGCCTTCAACTTAACGTGGGAGTGGATTTGCCTGCCCCCACACGCCTTTGACCGGTGACACACCATGTCCAATGGGTATGCCTAACCTATCCTTCCGTGTTGCCCCTTTGCCTCCACAGCGGCGGTGCTGGAATGATGACCAGCTGTCCATCGCTCTACGCCTTTCGGCCTCGGCTTAGGCCCGACTAACCCTACGCGGATTAACCTTGCGTAGGAAACCTTAGGTTTACGGTGGGTGTGTTTCTCACACACCTTACGCTACTCATGCCGACATTCTCTCTTCCCCCCGCTCCACCGTTACTCACATAACGACTTCACTGCGAGAGGAACGCTCCTCTACCATCCCGACGAATCGGGATCCATAGCTTCGGTGACAGACTTGAGCCCCGTTGGATTGTCGGCGCAGAATCACTTAACCAGTGAGCTATTACGCACTCTTTAAAGGGTGGCTGCTTCTAAGCCAACCTCCTGGCTGTCTAAGTAATTCAACTTCCTTTACCACTTAGTCTGCACTTAGGGACCTTAGCTGATGGTCTGGGCTGTTTCCCTTTCGACTACGGAGCTTAGCCCCCATAGTCTCACTCCCGGACTTGAACTTACGGCATTCTTGGTTTGGTTGAATTCGGCAGGATCTCTCCCACCTAGTCCATCCAGTGCCTTACCTCCGTAAGTGAACATCCGAGGCTGTACCTAGATACATTTCGAGGAGAACCAGCTATCCCCGGGTTCGATTGGCATTTCACCTCTATCCACAGCTCATCCGATAGCTTTGCAACGCTAATCAGTTCGGGCCTCCACTTCGAGATTATCGAAGCTTCACCCTGGCCATGGATAGCTCACCCGGCTTCGGGTCTAATCCGTGCAACAAATCGCCCTATTCAGACTCGCTTTCGCTACGGCTCCGCAACGTAGTTGCTTAACCAGGCTACACAGATTAACTCGTCGGCTCATTCTTCAATAGGCACGCCGTCATCCCGGTAAACCGGGACTCCGACTGCTTGTAAGCGCACGGTTTCAGATCTATTTCACTCCCCTCTCGGGGTATTTTTCACCTTTCCCTCACGGTACTAGTCCACTATCGGTCATCAAGAGTATTTAGCCTTACCATGTGGTCATGGTAGCTTCCCACAGGATTTCTCGTGTCCCGTGGTACTTAAGAACAAATTAAGGAGCCTAGCTCTTTCGTTTACCGGACTATCACCGTCTATGGTGGCTCTTTCCAGAGACCTTCAACTAGAGTTCGGTTTGTAACTCCTTTGCCCGTCTAACGCCGGACGTCATCTGTCTTACAACCCCTCGTAAGCTTAGGCCGTTAAACCACTTAGCTTAGGAGGTTTGGGCTTTTCCCTTTTCGCTCACCGCTACTAGGAGAATCTTATATTTTCCTCGGGGTACTGAGATGTTTCACTTCCCCCGGTTGCCTCTGCTCAGCCTATGTGTTCAGCTGAGAGTGACCAGGTTTTGCCTGGTCGGGTTGCCCCATTCGGAAATCCCCGGTTAAGCTTGCTAGACAGCTAGCCGAGGCTTATCGCAGTCTTGCCACGTCCTTCATCGCCCCTTGATGCCAAGGCATCCACCGTGCGCTCTTTCCCGCTTGACTTGCTTCAGATTTGAGATAACCTTACTATTTTATGGCAGTATTCAGTTTTAAAGGTTCAGTATAAATAAGAAACGGCCTGGTGTTCGCACCAAGCCGTCTTGGTTAACACCGTTTCCTGCGCTTTATGTCGCTATGTTTATCATCATGTTTTTCAAACGCGAAGAGTATAATAGCATGGGATAACAAATCGTGTCAAGGGCTTACGTAGCTTTGAGACAAAGAGACTGTAGAAATATTTTCAGTAATTTTTCCGGCACGAGGACTCTACTGTAACCCGGGCAGACAAAAGAGGAAGACCTTCGTCCTGCTTTCACGAAGAATGACAATGGGTGGGGCGGGTGCTTGCTACGCTCAGGAAGGGATATTTTTCAAGTTACGAGGCATGCAAAACAAGTAAGTTGCTATAAACCGTGTAATGTTACCGGGAGTTCAAAAAACCGGCCGTAATCCTCAACCGCGGACCGGAGCGATGCTTTCTCATGTTCACCGAGTTCCCGAAAAGGGTTCAAAATCAGATCGATTCCTTTAGAGCACGTTAACCTTTTCCAGGTGCCGGCGACAGTTCCGTTTAAAATGATGACCGCAGTCAAGGCGTTACCCATTGAAATCATCGTTTCTATATAACGTCCCTGGGCGATATCACTTCTATCTTTATAGGCAATGGTGTATTCATCGTAAAGCGAAAGGAGCAAAGCTTTGGTAGGGCTGGGCTTTTTTTCGACATTGAACGGCTTGAAATAGTAGACCTTGTTATCAACAGACCGGAATCGAAGTCAGCCTTGACCGATGCCAGCGCCGCCCTGGCATCGGTCACTGACAACCCGCTCCACCAGACAAAATCTGCCAATTGAGCAGGGCCGTGCGATATGAAATACTTCGACGCAAGTTTCGCCAGGGATTGCTCGCGCGTCAAGGTAGCGGTGCGGGGCACCGGGGGGCCGTTAGATATAGTATCCACCTTATATCTTCAGGCAATACGAAATGCCAGGTAGGGCGCATCACATGGGTCCTTAGTATTCCCTCCTTCATTGAAAGCTGCGTCAACGGTATTCTCAGTCGCGTCTTTCATCCGGAGGCCGACACCCCACTTGGCAGCGGTGAAATCCTGACATTGGATAGCACCGAAAAGAGCAACTACGTCCCGCGGATTTACAAAATTGGTTTCGGCTAGACGCTGATTCCGCAAGCGCAAGTTGATTACATTGAATGAATCAATATTATCTACCGATTTTACCACACGCTTGCCCTTCCCCCTATCCTCCTGCCATAATGCTCTTATCCTTACTTATGGAGCGTGTATGGCTGAAACATCCCCTTCCATTAATACTCCGGCATACTACAGTGTAGCCTTCTGGCGGCGGTGGGCCCGGCTTTATGACCGTACGGTCACCCTGTCATTCCTACCCTTTGGCGGTGAGAAGAAATTCAGGCGCAATTTCGTCGCCCTGGCAAAGCTTAAAACGACAGACCGAGTACTGGATATCTGCTGCGGCACAGGTTCTACAACAGCTATCATCGCCCCGGAAACAGATCAGGGGCATGTCACCGGTGTGGATCTATCACCGGATATGTTAGCCGTAGCCCGGAAAAAGGTAACAGCGACCTGGGTCAGTTTTCAAAACGCCAGCGTTGACGCTTTGCCTTTCAGCGATAAATCATTTGACCATGTCATCTGCTCCTACGGCCTGCACGAGATTCCCGAAAAAATCCGGATGACGGCAATAAAGGAAGCCTTCAGGGTGTTGAAATCCGGCGGTAAGTTCCTGGTTTTAGATTATCATCTGCCACGGCGCTTTCCGGCGCGTCAGGCCATCGGCACATTCGTCCGAGTCTTTGAGCACGACATAGCCTACCGCATGATGAGGGGCAACCTGGCTGAAGAGATGACAGCGGCGGGTTTTGATGTCCAATCAAAAAGGGAAGCGCTGGGTGGTATGTTTCAAATAATCGTAAGTGCTAAAGGCCAATCATAGGAAACACTCTGCCGCTAAATAATCCGGGTGATAGCAAACTCACGCGGAAAGGGTAGATTTTGATGAACAACGATGATATCACGATCAAAATTCAAAGTCTTAAAAAAGAAAAAAATGCCGTTATCCTGGCACACAATTATCAGTTGGGAGAAATTCAGGATATCGCCGATTTTGTGGGCGATTCACTTGAACTATCACAGAAAGCAGCGGCGACAGGGGCAAAACTGATCATCTTCTGCGGCGTACATTTCATGGCCGAAACGGCGGCCATCATTGCTCCAGGCAGTAAAGTGGTACTGCCGGACGCCCATGCCGGTTGTCCCATGGCCGATATGATAACCGCCGCCAGGCTAAGAAGAATGAAAAATGAGTTGCCGGGACGCCCGGTAGTTTGTTATGTCAACTCTACCGCGGAGGTCAAGGCTGAGAGCGATATCTGCTGCACCTCAGCTAACGCGGTCAAAGTGGTAGAGAGTCTGCCGGACGATGAGATCATCTTTGTTCCGGATCAGTATCTTGGTTTTTACGTCCAGCAGCAAACAGGTAAACACATTCATTTTTGGCCAGGCTATTGCCCCACCCATGCCCGTATCCTGCCAGAACATATCCTTGAACTAAAAGCCGCGCACCCAAACGCCATGGCGATGGTTCATCCGGAATGCAGACCTGAGGTAGCAGCGGTGGCCGACACAGTGCTGTCCACCGGCGGCATGATCCGATACGCAAAGAACCCCGAATATAACGAATTTATTGTCGGCACAGAGATGGGAATCATCCATCGCCTGCGAAAAGAGAATCCGGGCAAAAAATTCTACCCCGTTTCGGAGCAGGCCGTTTGCCCCAATATGAAGCTCATCACCATTGATAAAGTACTCTATTCACTTGAAACAGAGTCACATGAAGTAACGGTGCCGGAAGATGTGGCTCATAGAGCAAAGAGGGCAATTGAGAGGATGCTGGAGATTAAAGCCTGAAGTCATTTTAACGGCTTCAAGAATTGAGATAAAAGATGAATAACTTTAACCATATTCTAGTCATGATAACCGCCGCCGACAACGAGGAAGCCAGACTTATTGCCAAGGTGCTGCTGGAGCAAAGAAAAGCCGGTTGTGTCAGTATTATGGATGGCATTAATTCAGCATATTGGTGGAAGGGCGAGATTGAGAATTCCACCGAAAGCCTGTTGGTGGCCAAAACCAGTGCCGGACTGCTCAACGATCTGATTACTACGGTCAAGGAGATCCACAGCTACGAAACGCCGGAAATTGTCGCGCTGCCGATCATCGGCGGCAACGCCGATTACCTGGAATGGCTGGATGAATCACTGGAAACCGAAGGTTCCGAAAACACAACCTCATAGCTATTGTGGGCTTCTCAGGCGTATAATAACCGCAATTCAGACTGAACTATGTTTAAGACGATACGGGAAGATATCCGCAATGTTTTCGCCAAGGACCCTGCGGCACGGGGCACTTTGGAGGCCGTTTTCTGCTATCCCGGTCTGCACGCGCTGTGGAGTTACCGCATCTTTCACTGGTTATGGAAGATCAAATGGCATTTCCCGGCGCGTTTGCTGTCTCATATCACCCGCTTTTTGACCGGTATCGAGATTCATCCCGGCGCTGCTATCGGCAAGCGATTCTTTATCGATCATGGTATGGGGGTGGTCATCGGTGAAACTGCGGTCATCGGCGACGATGTACTTCTTTATAAGGGTGTGGTACTTGGAGGTACCAGCCTGTCGAAAGGCAAACGCCACCCTACCATCGCCAATAATGTTGTCATCGGAACGAATGCCACGGTCCTGGGTAACATCACCCTGGGCGAAGGGGCGAAGGTAGGCGCGGGTTCTGTTGTGGTTAAGAACGTGCCGCCAGGGGCAACGATTGTTGGCATTCCAGGAAGAATTGTGGAGGAACACAAACCTCAAACCGTAACCGACCTGGAACATGGCAAACTGCCAGACCCGGTGGCCGAGGCGGTACGGTATATCCTGGCCGAACAGGCCAAGATCGAAAAACGGTGCGAGGCTCTGGAAAAGCTAGGCGGGGTCATGGTGCCGAAAGCCGATTACAAAGACAAACTACAAGAATTGACCCGGGAATTCGATGAGGGCGAAATTTAGATTTTAGCCTTCTGTGCCATCCGGTGCCACAAGATAACCGACGTTTCACAATAACGGTTTTGACACGTCATTTTTTATACCTTATAATAGATGCTAATGATTAGCATTTGCATTAAAATAACGCATCCGAGGAGGCGCTATGTGCCCTCTTTGTAATACTGATTTAAAAGCTACCGGACAGCGGGCGGTCATCCTGGACATCATTCGGGCGGGCAAGGGACACCTTGACGCTGATGATATACACCGTCGCGCACAGAAAAAACTGCCGCGCTTATCGCTATCAACGGTATATCGGGCATTGCAGAAGTTCAAGTCAAGCGGCCTGGTAGAAGAGCGGCATCTGGATGAGAACCATCATCATTACGAGATATCCCGCAAAGAGGAGCACCATCACCTGATTTGTAGCGGTTGCGGCAAGGTGGTCGAGTTCAAGCTGCCGCTGGCCCGGATAGTTGAAAACCTACCACAAACAGCGGGCTTCGACATTACCGGCAGTGAGATACAGCTTACCGGGTTATGCCCGGACTGTAAGAAGAAAGCAGAATAATCCATGTTCAAACGCCGTTACTCAAGTAAGTATATCGCTGACTCTCCCGACAGCAGTCCGAGTTGTCACCAACCGCGCCAGCAACACCGCCACCGCCATGGTCAAGTTCCCGATGAACAGGCGCTCAAGGTCGCCCTGGTCGGCAGCCCCAATGTGGGCAAGAGTTCTGTCTTTCACAGCCTGACCGGACATCGCGTTATCATTTCCAATTACCCCGGCACCACAGTGGATATCTTCCGCGGCCGAACTATTCTGGGCGGGCGGACGATGGAGGTTATCGACACTCCCGGGATGTACTCCCTGCACTCCATCACCGAAGAGGAACGAGTAGCCCGAGCTATCCTACTCAAGGAAAGGCCGGATGTAGTATTGCACGTCATTGACGCCAAGAACCTCGACCGCATGCTGCCCATCACCTTCCAGCTCATTGAGGCGGGACTGCCGATTATCGTGGTGCTCAATATGACCGATGAAGCCGAAGCCCATGGCATCACCATTGATACTGTAAAACTGTCGGCGGATCTGGGCGTGCCGGTGATAGCTACTGCGGCCAACCTGGGCCGGGGTATCGTTGCGTTGAAAAAAGCTATCCTTGAATACCAGCCTGTATGCCTGGCCCTACCGATCTTTTACGATGATACTATTGAACAGGCAGTGACAGGATTATTACCCCTCTTAAAGGTCGGCACATCGGTCCAAGGACTTTTGCCGCGGGCAACAGCACTCCTGCTCCTGCGTCAAGATGAGCAGATCAGACAATCAATCCAAAAAGACGGGGGTGATATCAAGGCTATCGACCGTATCGTCGCCGATGCGCATTTGAAACTGTCCCAACCGCCGGCTTACGTACTGGCGGTGGCTCAACAATATGCTGCTAAAAAACTAACGGCGAAGACAATGTCCCAGAGCTCTGAGGATAAGCCAAAATTTAGCGAACGGCTGTCCCGCGCCATGATGCACCCTCTGAGCGGCGGAGTCATCCTGGCGGCGGTGCTGGGGGTGATGTACTACTTTGTCGGAGTCTTCGGCGCCGGAACGCTGGTCGGCTGGCTGGAAGAGGTCATCTTTGGTGAATACATCAACCCATGGGTGACCGGCACACTGCAAAATATCATCCCGGTAAAGGTCATATCTGACCTATTCGTCGGCGACTACGGTATCATCACCCTGGGTATTACCTATGCCATCGGCATCATCCTGCCTATCGTCACTACCTTCTTTATCATTTTCTCCATCATCGAGGACTCCGGCTACCTGCCGCGGCTGGCCATGCTCATCGACCGGATGTTCAAATTCATCGGCCTGAACGGCCGGGCTGTTATCCCCATTGTCCTCGGTCTGGGTTGCGATACCATGGCCACCATTGTCACCCGCACCCAGGAAACCAAGCGTGAGCGCGTTATCACCACCCTCCTGCTGGCGCTAGCTATCCCCTGCTCCGCCCAACTGGGTGTTATTTTCGGCATCCTGTCTGTTTCAACAGGCATGTTACTGACATGGGTGGGAGTCATCGCCTTGGTGTTCGTACTGGTCGGCTGGCTGGCTTCCAAGATCATCACCGGTGAACGCGCCTGCTTCTATATGGAGATACCGCCGCTGAGACTGCCGCGGCTGTCCAACGTATTACAGAAGACCTATGCCCGCCTTGAATGGTACCTAAAGGAAGTTATCCCGTTCTTCGTGGTTGCCAGCGTGGTACTTTGGGCCGGCGACATCATCGGTCTGCTGGATGCTATGATAAGCGGGCTGAGGCCTATCGTGGAATTCGTAGGCATTCCAGGCGACGCGTCGGTGGCTTTTGTCATTGGCTTCTTCCGGCGAGATTTCGGCGCGGCAGGGTTGTACGACCTGACAACTCAGGGACTGCTCTTCGGTAACGGGCTTCTGGTGTCGGCGGTGGTCATGACCCTGTTCGTGCCCTGCATCGCCCAATTCATGGTCATGATCAAAGAACGAGGCTGGAAGACCGCCGTAGCCATTGCCGGTTTTATCTTTCCTTTTGCTTTCCTGGTGGGTCTGGCACTTGACCGGATGTTAAAACTACTGGGAGTTCAACTATGACCGAGACGAACGAGAAAACCAAGTGTCCGTTTTGTGGTTTCGAATTTGACCCTGGCGCAGGCACACGTTACTGTGTTTCCTGCCCTGTATCCCGCAATTGTCGCTTGGTACGCTGTCCCAACTGTGCCTATGAAACGCCGGCGGAACCGAAATTGCTGGCAGCAATCCGAAAATTGAGGAGAAAAACATGAATATTGACGAACCCGGCGAAGAGATCCTGGAAACGCTATGGATACAAACACAGGAAAGGAAAGTCGATACCAAGGCTGATGAATTCCAGGCTAAAAAGGCGCTGGCACAGCTAATAAGCGATGGCTTAATCATCAGCGGTGGCGACGGCAATCTATCACTGACCGATAAAGGCTTACCCGAAGCCCGCAGTGTGGTACGGCGTCATCGCCTGGCTGAACGTCTGCTGTATGATGTGCTGGGAACCCGCGACAAATTAATGCACGACAAAGCCTGCAAATTTGAACATTTGCTGGACAAGGGGCTTGATGAAAACATTTGCATCCTCTTAGGACACCCCAAGGTCTGCCCGCACAATAAACCTATCCCGCCGGGTAAATGCTGTCAGGCAGCGGCGCAACAGCCTCAGAAACTGGTATCACCCCTTTCTCAATTGAGACCGGGGCAAAAGGGACAGGTAGCCTACATCTATGCCCAAGAATCAGATAAACTCCAGAAATTGATGGCTATGGGCATCTTGCCGGGGGCGCCGGTGAAGCTGGTGCAGACCTTTCCGTCATACGTCTTTCAGGCAGGCAACAGCCAGTTTGCCATTGACCGGGAGATTGCCGATAGCATCTACGTGCGGCTAACCGAAGAATAGTCTACGATTGCGCCTGGCACAAGCGACTGCTATAATCTTAAGTCCGCATGGGGCTGTAGCTCAGCTGGGAGAGCGCCTCCTTTGCAAGGAGGATGTCAGGGGTTCGAGTCCCCTCAGCTCCACCATAGGTAACCATAGCAGAACAAACGTACCGTCACCAACAAGATCAATCATATCAATTTGTTGAACCTTTTTTACTGACTATATTATTCCATTCCTCTGAGGACATTGGTTTGTGGTGATACTGTATCCAAAAATCATGAGTTATGTTCTTTGCGTATACCAATTCGTATTTATTACCTTTTCGAGTAAAAAGGGCACGACAGTTATCACAACGATAGCCTGAGGTGGCCTCAGGCCTTTCCCACAAGACTTTAGTAATCGCTGGTCTGAGCCGAGAAACTCCGCATACCGGGCATACTCTTGCCCAAGGAGGCAACATTTCCATGATAGCGCAACTCTTTCTCCAGGGTTTTGCAATCCCCTGTTGCTTCCTGTCTTTCCTGATGCGGCAAGATTCTATTATCAGCAATTTACATTGTCAATGACAGATATCTAACGGGAATGGAGACATTAACCCTTTACTGACCAAATTTGTCTAAGTATCTTGTGTGTCATCACGTCTGGCTCTCGG
This region includes:
- a CDS encoding reductive dehalogenase → MSTFHSTVSRRDFMKALGLSAAGLGAAAATAPVFHDLDELSTSSTASRKRPWYVKEREAHHPTVELDWDQIHRFDQRLQCQANSTNAKYAGAEEWAKIAVEATEFKKTTLGGKGNTHRDMALSGSASRGIIGTPYSGRAGVSGKDTLKTFLPPDFVKTPEQMGFPQWTGTPEEAAHMLRAAAIFYGAGQVGFAKLDQKLVFTYSKGEANSTKYIGSWPPPLSAARRIDIEDVDQGWDDGEVVHLPNKPLWEISVMIPMARDAWRTAQSDRSSGPAAAANSSRYRIMEIVQPCIQGFIKSLGYTCYGYFEGSGGIVPAQASAVLTGIAEMGRHSEAVIDPEYGANMGYYSLLTDLPLAEENPIDAGIFRFCHSCHKCANQCPSESISHDSEPSWEVTQGIGTPYKIPNINQVPGKKLFWTDMHSCMKYRTIHGCNVCRPNCTFNVNSGAMAHQVIKSTISTTPLLNDFFYKMGEVFKYGADKDPELWWDHQLPTFGFETTSTTYDGGYKR
- a CDS encoding 2-heptaprenyl-1,4-naphthoquinone methyltransferase, whose translation is MAETSPSINTPAYYSVAFWRRWARLYDRTVTLSFLPFGGEKKFRRNFVALAKLKTTDRVLDICCGTGSTTAIIAPETDQGHVTGVDLSPDMLAVARKKVTATWVSFQNASVDALPFSDKSFDHVICSYGLHEIPEKIRMTAIKEAFRVLKSGGKFLVLDYHLPRRFPARQAIGTFVRVFEHDIAYRMMRGNLAEEMTAAGFDVQSKREALGGMFQIIVSAKGQS
- a CDS encoding quinolinate synthetase translates to MNNDDITIKIQSLKKEKNAVILAHNYQLGEIQDIADFVGDSLELSQKAAATGAKLIIFCGVHFMAETAAIIAPGSKVVLPDAHAGCPMADMITAARLRRMKNELPGRPVVCYVNSTAEVKAESDICCTSANAVKVVESLPDDEIIFVPDQYLGFYVQQQTGKHIHFWPGYCPTHARILPEHILELKAAHPNAMAMVHPECRPEVAAVADTVLSTGGMIRYAKNPEYNEFIVGTEMGIIHRLRKENPGKKFYPVSEQAVCPNMKLITIDKVLYSLETESHEVTVPEDVAHRAKRAIERMLEIKA
- the cutA gene encoding periplasmic divalent cation tolerance protein CutA; this translates as MNNFNHILVMITAADNEEARLIAKVLLEQRKAGCVSIMDGINSAYWWKGEIENSTESLLVAKTSAGLLNDLITTVKEIHSYETPEIVALPIIGGNADYLEWLDESLETEGSENTTS
- a CDS encoding serine acetyltransferase, giving the protein MFKTIREDIRNVFAKDPAARGTLEAVFCYPGLHALWSYRIFHWLWKIKWHFPARLLSHITRFLTGIEIHPGAAIGKRFFIDHGMGVVIGETAVIGDDVLLYKGVVLGGTSLSKGKRHPTIANNVVIGTNATVLGNITLGEGAKVGAGSVVVKNVPPGATIVGIPGRIVEEHKPQTVTDLEHGKLPDPVAEAVRYILAEQAKIEKRCEALEKLGGVMVPKADYKDKLQELTREFDEGEI
- a CDS encoding transcriptional regulator Fur family, giving the protein MCPLCNTDLKATGQRAVILDIIRAGKGHLDADDIHRRAQKKLPRLSLSTVYRALQKFKSSGLVEERHLDENHHHYEISRKEEHHHLICSGCGKVVEFKLPLARIVENLPQTAGFDITGSEIQLTGLCPDCKKKAE